Proteins from a genomic interval of Uloborus diversus isolate 005 chromosome 4, Udiv.v.3.1, whole genome shotgun sequence:
- the LOC129220509 gene encoding barrier-to-autointegration factor-like yields the protein MSSTSQKHRNFVSEPMGDKGVNELAGIGEVLSKRLEAKGFDKAFVVLGQFLVLKKHKELFIDWMKDISGANSKQASECYQCLSDWCDEFL from the exons ATGTCATCTACGTCCCAAAAGCACAGAAATTTTGTATCAGAGCCTATGGGAGATAAAGGCGTGAATGAACTTGCTGGCATTggcgaagtattgagcaaaagaTTAGAAGCAAAAGGTTTTGATAAA GCATTTGTTGTGTTGGGCCAGTTTTTGGTGCTAAAGAAGCATAAAGAATTGTTTATAGATTGGATGAAAGATATCAGTGGAGCAAACAGCAAGCAAGCATCAGAATGCTATCAGTGTCTCTCCGACTGGTGCGATGAGTTCTTGTAA